The genomic DNA ATACCCCGATACTCCCGCTTTCCAGGTCTCTTCAGATCAAATGACCAGTCCATTGCAAAAAGTAAGAGAGTCTTGTGGGTTTCTCGGTTGGCGAGCTATGAAAATGTTGAAACATGTGATCTTCCTGAACTGTCTCAGGACATGGGACATGTGGTTACCTCCGGAGACTCTAGTAGATATCAATTCAACAACAAATGCGTACCAACTGCCGGTTTAAACTTCTTGCAAAGAAGCAGCCGACGACAAGACAAATTAGGATATCTAACCCATTCCCCCTTTGGAAGTGTCTTGTCAACATTGAGTATTGCATCTCGGGTATATCTGTCGATGGCATGAGATGACAGAGCCAATAAGCACCGCAGTCCGTTGTTATACAAGACAAAGGATATTGAGAATCATCTTCTGATGCCGGGTCTGaagacctgttctccattggcCGTGAACTGCTGGCAATATACCTCCCCCGATTTGAGTGTGACATTAGACAAACCATGCCATTGTGTGTGTCACGATCACGAGTCGACTAGTACCACCTTGTGCACTGGGGTTGAAATGTATCCTGGGCGGTACTACGACTTGTTCAAGTAGCAtagagttggagaagactCCCCGTGACTTGGATGTGACCTGGATAATAGGGCTGCAGCTCCCCCGTGATAGCCATGTGACCCcgcagtcatcttcatctttgTTTTATCTTCTCCTCACTCTTTCCCACTTTTCATTCTCACCCAAACCTGTCCATTTGCTCTCATATTAGTCTCTTTCGCGTATTACACTGATAATATATGATCTTCAAGCTCCACCGCTCGATCTCAGATAATGCCAGCAAAGCACGACATCAATGAATTTTCCGAGATCTCCCACCTCCTTTGCGGAGGACTACTGTATGAAGCCAGCGGAGGTGTCGATTCAAGTGGAATCAAGATCCTCGATCCCTCGCAAATCATTAAGTGGTGAGGACACCGATCCATGGATCCCATCCGCCTTCGGGGATCATCGCCATGGTCCCCGAATCCGCCATCGGCGACTCTCCCTTTCTTCAAACCGAAAAATTAACGTACTATGAGTACAACACGACACTTCTTTGGATATAGGGGATACTTGTGAATGAATGGCCTGAACTGATTATCTTATAATGTTCACACCAATCCACACCTCTCTAGGTGCCCTCCTGCTATTCCAAGGCTCCTCGGGCCTCCTACTTCACAACGGAGCCGTTTTTGGAATCTCCTCGCTTCTCGCAGGGAGTGTTTTCAACCCGAGTCGCTATAACTTGCCCATTATTGCAGGACTTGTGTCCAGTGCAGTTCCGATTTACTGGCTGGCCCCGTCGTTGTTACCCACGTATCCTGCCGCTCCAAGCTCGTGGGCTTCCATAGCATCTACATTGGGTGTTGGATTTTTGTTGGGATGGGGAACTAAGGTATGCCAAATACGCCTAGGGTGAGGAATTAGCTGACAAGTATTCTTTTGACAGAATGGCCGTGGTTGCACTTCAGGCCACATGCTCTGTGGCCTCTCTCGCCTGTCGCCTCGTTCATTGATCGCAACAGTCGTCTTCTTTACTACTGCTCTACTCACAGGCAATTTCGTCAACGGAGGCCAGAACATTCCTGCCTGTGCAAATGGTATCCCTTGCTACACCGCGGTCTACCCATCTACCTCCGAACTCGGATTTATGGCAGCCGCAACTGTCCTCACCGGCATCATCAACTACTTAATCGTCCCCAAGTCACTTAACCGATCGGAGGAATCCCAGACGGTCTTTTCGTATCTGGCGGGTCTAGAGTTCGGTCTGGGTCTGTTTATCTCCGGAATGGCGGATCCCGCGAAAGTACTCCGCTTCTTTGCGTTCCTTACGGATCCTTCCCGGTTCGATCCTTCGCTGGCTCTGATTATCCTATTTGGAATTGGTCCGTCGCTTATCACATACCTATCTGCGAAACCCGGACAACATGGAGATAAAGATGACGGCAAGCCTGCCAAGCCTACCCTCGCCGAACAATGGAGACTTCCTACTGCTACTGTGGCGGATATTGACTGGCGGTTCGTGACTGGTGCTATGGCATTCGGGCTTGCTTGGGGATTACGAGGTGTTTGCCCGGGACCTGCAGTTTTGCGGGCGGTGTTGCAGCCGACTTGGGGTGTTGTAGAGATGGCGGGATATATGTTGGGGAACCTGGTGTGAATGAAATTGGATCATCAGTTTCATTATAAGGGCAGATTCAGGGCGGTATCCACTTTCCTGCAATTTAAGGCATTGCTACTATAATATAACATTCGCATCTTGTGATTTAGTCCTTACTTTGGAGCTTCGCGAGGAGTCTACCCAGGACGCGGTACAGATAAACTGCAAGATCTCCTAGATTGTTCCAAGCATCaacctcatcaacaaagcaatctAATTTTCTTCTCTACTCAATCCTCTATCTTTTGCAGTTTCTAAGGTTCTCAGAGCGGGAGCGGCGATGGGTGGTGCTGAAATGTGGGGTAACCGGGTCTACCCCGGAACTGAATAGATGATATGCCCTAACTGCGTTTCGAATTGAATTGAGTGTTCGAATATTCTGCTAGACATGGACTGGCACAATGTTATTTTTCTGGGATAGCTCATGCTGTGGTACCTGTGGTATTTTGACTGGTCCGCCAAAATCACTGTTTTATCAATCACTCAACCAATCTCGCTGGGCGTTACGAAGTCGCTCATCTACCAAGAATCTATCCTGTACTAATGGAATTTATATCAGGCACGACGTAGCGCTTCTATGTCTAATCACGTGGCTGATGCATACTGTGTCACGTGTAGGCGCTCATTTAAGCGCTGAACAACACAGCATAGGACCCCTCATTCCTTACAACACCCAGTTTCTGAACGAAAGGACATCTTTCCTTCCAAGCCAGAAATGTCATTCCTAGGCTGCTTCCTCCCCTGCCTCTTCGGCGACGCCGTCGACGACGCACCCATCAAAACAACAACCACCGACCACCACATCGCCTCGAATATCGTCACAGCCATCCTAACATCCCCCACAACCGTCGACCTCCACAAAACCGTCAACGAACAAGTCGCCGTAACCGGCTGGGGCTGGACAGACTCCCTCGTCCAAGCCATCCTCCAGGGCCTAACGGCTGCCGTTACTGCTGGCGCGGCCTTAGCGCGTCCTGCCGCTGACGCCTTGAAAAAAGCTAAAGATGCGGCCGTCGGTTTTGCAAAGGAGCATCCGGTGTACACGACTTTGATTGCGCTGGGAATACTGCTTGTCTTGCTGCCGTGGGTGTTGGAGGTGCTCGGATTTGGAGAGGCGGGTATTACTCTGGGTTCTTGGGCGGCGAGGTGGCAGTCGACTTATGAGGGATATGTGCCTAAGGGGGCGTTGTTTGGGTACTTTCAGAGGCTGGGGGCAAAGTGGCATTGGTTCCCATAGGAACTTTGGAGGGCATTGATGACGCATAGAAGAGTATGTAGGACATAGCATGAAACGCAAATACTGGCTTCTTCAATATTTGTTTCACTGGCAGACTTTAATTCCCAAATGCTCGCTCGCTTTCTTTCCCTGATGTTCTTCTTCGACATCTGTCATGGCCTAAGATTAACTCCTTCATGTAATACCCTTCGAATGTAGACCAGGTCTTCGACCCATTCCACGCTGCGGCTTTCTTTGCTCTTTTGGCTTCTCCATTCTCGTGTTGCTTCCTTGTTTTCTCGGCTGGCAATATCATTATTGCCAGTGGCAGTCTTTGTCGACTCCATAGAATAGTATGGATTGAACGATCCCATGCTTAATACATATCTAGCGACTCCGACATATCAGTAAACCTTTTAATTTCATTACTACATATCACGGAGACGCTATTCTCGTCAACATGACACCGGGTGCCCTTGTTGTCCATGAACTGCTTCCGCTGACTTTCTGGTTCACGACCGCTAATTGGCTGGATATAATGACGCCCGATATTATTATGAAGAAATTATGAGGGTGCCCAGAGGACTCACATTCTTGGCATAATGTAAAACAGCAAATTGGAGGCCTAAGAGTCCCACTCTATCCTGATATTTTCCCATTAGGCTCAGGTCCATTGCAGCGAGCTTTATGTGAGAACATCAAACATCATGTGCCATTGAATACCCTTCACTGTAAACAATCTCACTATCCTCAGTTACAACATCGACTTTAACCATACCAGTCCTCCGCTAAAACCAACCGCAACCGCCCCACCGGCCTGTACAACCCCGTTCACGACTGCGAGCCCAGAGCCAGCGGCTCCAGCACTCTGAAAAAGTGCAAACAAGCTATTGGCCCCGACGTTCCCAATGGTACTCTGCATCACAGCAGCGGACGAGCCTGGATCCATTTCACCCCATTAGACTTGAGCAGGTAGGAGCGTGTACATATCTCAAACACTCACTAGCTGTGACCCCAGTAGCAGCAAACCCTGCTGAAGATAGAATCGGCGCAGACACTATACCTGGAGCAGCAACAGCCAAAGCGCCCCCGGCTCCAACAACCACCCAAGCCGCCGAACCGGGGTTCTCAGCACTCCACTGAGCAGCCTGGTAGGACATTAGCAGCCGGTGGCAGATAAAGGGAGGGGTGTGGTGGGAATTGTGGGTTACTTTTTCTGCTTTCTCCCACACTGGCGAGCCATAAGCCGTTGCTAATTTATGAACTTGACCTACGCACGTTTCAACGGCGCTATTGCCGGCGGCAAGGGATTCGGACGACGGTTTCGGGAGATTAGATAACATACTTGCATTCGTGAATGCTGATGCCACGAAAAATGAAGCCAACGGCTTGAGTAAGTGCATTCTGTCAGAAATTATGGGCACGAATGTGCAAAAAGGAGTAAACAGGATGTAGGAGTTGCGGGTGCCGTTGAAATAACAACCCTACCCCGCCCAATGCCAGCGTCAACTTGCATACCTAAAAATAGTTCCTGGCCGCGTAGGATCCAACTAGCAACCAAGACTGGCGCTAACTTGGTATAGGATCATAACAGACAAAGAGAGCCAGCCGCATTTACATGTTGCACAGTAGATACTTAGAAGTAAAAGCCCGCTAGCTCTACCAACATAAATGACAAGCAGAAGTGACAATAGAGAAAGGAACTGCATATAATCCTATGCCAGTGGCATAAGTACCTAATCGCCTGCAAGGGAATAGATTTTAGATAAATTCGTAAACTTTAGTAAAGTATATGATAACATGGCTACAGATATCCCACACAGATCGGTAGGGTATAAGGGCAAAGATCGAGGCCATGCACGAACACGGTTTGAAATCCTTGTGGTATATATTTCGATGTTTGGGAGGTTGACTGCAGGGGGTACTACTGTTCCGAACTATGGAGTGATGAGATCAGCATGGTTCACTGTATATATAACTGGCCAGAGTCATGTACATGGATTATGCAAGAGAAAGAAATTATACGGAGAAAACTTAATTGAGCAAGGTGTCAGGAAAAGCTTACAGCTCAGTCTTGTCCCAATCATAGCTCGCAGAGCGTTTCACATTTCCATTACCTCGCCTTCCAGAAGCAGGTTCAAAAAATCCCTCCAACTCCATCCACTCTGCCGCAAATGCCGTGACGAGCATACTCCAGTCCTCGACAGTATCCATGTCCAGATTCTCAGCATTGTCATCCATGGTATGCCAGACCTTGGGAAATCCCTTGAAAGGCGCAGCATCGATGAGATGCAGGATTTCCACTCCGCGCTGAAGAAAGGGGATATGGTCGTCTTGTATGCCACCGTATGTTTTGAGATTGTGATCGTCCTTCGAGCTGTCGATGAACCACCGCTGACTGTCGGCTGACTTGAACTGCTTGAGATCCCGAAGACGTTGCTCTATGGTCGCGATGTTTTGATAGGCCCAATGTGTAGTCTGGTAGTAGGACTGCACTGCTGGATCCTTGGAACCGAGAAGGTCCAGGAGGACGAACAGAGAAATCGAGTTCAACGGGGTCTTGAACGACGACATGGCGGGATTCACTTGATTATCCCAGTGCTCCGCCAATGCGCGTGATCCGTACAATGAATCAGTAGCAGTCCATTGAACGAACGCCTCCTCCCCATCCAGCAGTATTATTTGTATCCCCTTCTGTTCCTCCAGCGACGCATCCGCATGGCCTTCTGCTTCCATCTTCTCCCATTTCCGCGTCAAAGCTTCATCAATACTCCGCATGGCATGCATGATCATAGCGCACGGCGCAGCACTGTCGATCGCCCCGATAAAGCCCTCCGGTTCGTATTTACTATCGTAATGCGCGACCAACGTAAGCCGTCCTACGTCGCCAACGGCAGCCCATGGCGGGTCTCGCGCTGCGATGAAATTGACGAATGGGACTTCCTTGCCGTTCGAAACTGGTGTTTTCGATGTTGAATTTTGGTATTCTACCCTCCAATTAGGTAAAGTCGTCCGAAAGAAGTCCGCAAAGTGGTTCAAGACGGCGGTGTGACCGGAGGTACCGGGGACACGGGGTATGAGGATGGGAGATAGAAGGGAGCCGGAGTTGATGTCGAAGTCATTATATGGCCGCGGGAGAGATTTCAGGGTCTCATCGGAGAGCGACTCGTAGGCGTGCCCGGGGAGTATCACGGATAGCAGCGCGACTGCTATCAAGAGAATCAGCCGTAGGAGGCCACCGTAAGCCGACGACATGGCGAGTTAGCAGGACATTCGAGAGTTGTTCATGGCCCGGAGCTCCCGTCAGTCGAAGAGAATATATTAGACGGGCTCAAGCGGCAGCATGTGTCAAATGGACGTGTCTAGTCAGAAGTATGAAGGGAAGCGACACCGAATGTTGATACAAAGGACAAGCGCCAAGCCTCCACGGTCACGGGGAATTCTGCAGTTCCGCTGTGGAGGGCGTTCCATTTCCGCGCTTCATTCTCCAGATAATCTTCATATTGAATCAATTGGGTTGCGATTGATCTTTCAAACATGTCTAGCATGCGTCCAACTCTCCTGCTATTCCATCCGCAATTGCGCACTTCGCTGCCCCGAACCATGCAGAGGGATCTCAGCAGCCGACTGTTTGCCCGCTTAaagacgacgacaacgaaTTATCTAAAGAATCCTCGAGCTGCAAAGGAAGAACCCCCGCAATTGAAAACAAAAGATGGCTCTCCGGCTGGCCTGCGTACTCCGGCATCATCCCCGGCCGCACATGCAAAAACCGCTATCCGACGAGGTACGAACGACGGACCATCTATTAAACTTGGGCTTCATGTTGATTGATTTGCGTCTTGTATAGGACCACCGGAGCGTGTTCTGATCTACCATGGAGGAACGGGTCGGACAATCTTCCTGGGGATGTTACGGGTCACTACCATCTTTCTCTTCGGCGCATCCTGCCTGCTTGTTGCGCCAGCTTTTGCCGCCGATGAATATCCGTGGTATATAGCTCCTGCTGGTATGAATGAATATACATCCTCAAATCTCCTCTGAAAATGCAAGCTGACACCGGTATTAGTCGTCGCCGGAGGCACAATCCCCATGCTCTTCGTCGCCTACACCTCCGCCCCGTTCGTCAACTTTGTCCACCTAGCCCTCCCCGTCTTCGCCCGCCGCTCTCGCGAACAAGCACTTCAATACGCAAAGAACCTTCCTCCTACCGCTACCCTCTACATTAACACCATGAAATTCACAACAGTTCCCCGCCACACAGAGGTGCGAGTGGGCGATCTCGTTGCAGACAAGGCACTGCTACGGCCCGTAAGCTTTCGGAATCAGAATCCTGCTCCGCTGCCTTGGTGGCAGGGAAGGACGTTAAAGCAGTTTTGGGCGATGGAGAAGAGTAAGCCGGGGAAGCAGTCTACGACGTTTTATCCTGAGCTGTGGGAGTATGTATACAGGCAGATACAGAATAATGTGCCAAAGAAGCGTTGAATGAACATAATgaatttctttccttctaACAAACAGTGAATGCAGCATTTATGTCTATACCCCAGTCTTTGTGGTATAGTCTGGAGTCAGTGTCCGCTCACTCTTGCTGCCATTCACTACAGCACTTGCTCAATACCACATGCGGCATGCCCAGTCCTCAGCCTGCGTTATTGCTCccccctctttctctttattCACTCAACACTTCTCAACCGCAAACCCTCCTCACTCTCAAACTCCTTCCATAACCCCAGTACTACCAACCATGTCCGGAAAAGCGAAACAAGAGGCCCTTCTAGGCTTATCAGCCAGCGAAGCAAAGCTTATCCTCATGGCCAGTTACCTCTCCACCGATCAGAAGGTCTGTCCCTCGTCTCTCACCAATAAAGAAGCCCCATCATACGAACTCTTCCGAACGTACCCCCCACAACACGGCAAAAACGAACTAACACCAAAAAAAGGTCGACTACGAAAAACTCGCCCAGTTGGGAGGTTATAAGACCGCTGCCTCCGCTAGCACCCTCTACCGCAACGCGAAGCGCAAGCTGGCTGAGTATATCCCAGCGAATCTTCAGAACGGCGGTGGTGGCACGACGAACACGAACGCGAATACTCCCGACGCTACGCCTGCTAATACGCCCAAGAAGACCCCTACCAAGCGCAAGACTCCCGCCAAGGGTGATGAGGACGGCAACGGTGCTGTTGAGGAATCGCCCACCaagcaaaagaaacagaGGACGCCTGCGAAAGAGGCTAAGATGAAGGAGGCCAAGCATGAGAGGTGCGTTCTCATCAGTACTGATTTATATATTCTTGCTGGGATATATTGCTAAGTGTGGATGGTTGATAGTGAGCCTGGTCCTCCTTCCGCGCGACCTATGAAGATGGAAGATGAGCTGTTTCCGTATGTCAAGTTGAGGAATGGCGTAGCTTGAGCGTTGGGTTGGCTGTCAGGGGTTGTCTTGATATTTGGTGCGAGCTTTTGTTTTGATATGTTCACTAGGGTTGTGCTATTCGTTAGATGGATAATCATTCTGGAACGGTTAGGGATTAATGCCAGCTCAGAGGATATCATTATTCATGCAAGACAAAATTCAAGCGTTTAACACGTTTTATTCTAATTCCCTGGTATACATGGCTATTTAACGGACATGGCTCAAATACGAGCAGATTAGGACCCTAGCACGAAAAACCGCAAAAACAGATATGACTTTATACCCAGCACCGTACTCCGAAATCATTTCAAAAAAAGATATAACAAACAGACCATGATCATAATCACAGGGCCTCAATAGCCTTGCGAAGAACCTCCAACCCAGCATCAGAAATCTCCTCACTACCCTCACATTCACCTTCACCCGTCGACTCCTTCAGAGCCCAGGCAACATCACTCCACCAACCCAGACCAATAAATCCACCACCCTTGCGGCGTTCCAAATCCTCTTTAAGACGACTGGTATGCTCCCACTGCTTCGCAGCAACTTCCGCGCGTTCAATGACCTTATCCGGGATACCGCACATAGCAGCGCAGTGCATACCGAAACTGCCTTCCGCAACGCCATCTTCCAGTTTGTACAGGAAGGTAATGCGTCGTTCCTCGTCGTTGACGTGGATCTTCATGCGCTTGGGCGAGATCTCGGGGTGGTTTTCGAATTCCGCGGCGAGGGAGTGGTAGTGCGTGGCGAAGAAGCCTAGGGCGCCGATGTGAGTCGCGACGTGGTGCAGGACGGCTTGGGCGACGGCGACACCGTCGTATGAGCTGGTTCCACGGCCTAGCTCATCGAGGATAACCAGGGAGCGGGGCGTAGCCTCTGCGAGAATCTTCTTGGTCTCAGAAAGTTCGACGAAGAAGGTTGATTGAGCGGCGAAGATGTTGTCGTTGGCACCCAGACGAGACATGATACGGTCGACAGGTGTCAAGCGGGCAGAGTGGCAGGGCAGGTAGCAACCGATCTGAGCCATGATGACAGCCACGCAAGTCATTCGGAGGACAGTGGACTTTCCGGCAGCGTTGGCTCCGGTGAGCAGGTCGATATTGGGCCTCTCCCCTCCCAATTGCACGTCGTTGGGGATGAAGTCCTCAACGGAAGAAAGCAGACACGGATGGCGCAGCTCCTGGAATTCAAGAACACTTCGCTCATTGTCGACAAACTCGGGCCGGCAACTCGGCTCGCCCAGGGACGCTGAAGCCTTGGCCAAACTGATCAGACAGTCGAGCTGCGACACTATTTTCACGGCTGCTAGCCAGGTTGCGTAGTGTTCATCGAATCGTGCATAGAATCTACCAGCGACTTCCTTCACGATCTGACTGTGCGTTTCCTGGGCTTCTTGTAGCTTACGAATGAGAGATCGCAACTCGGGGAAGTAGTACCGTTTGACCTGCTTCGTCGCGGACATCTGGTCCCAGTACTTGGGAATGTTCTTCACCTTGATGGGAACCTCGAGCTGGTAGATTTCCTTTCCGTTGTCCCTGTAGCAAATGGCGCTCGAGCCAAGGTCTCGACGCACCTTCTTCAGAAGGTTCTCGAGGTCACTGTGCAATTGTTCGACGAACTCCTGAGAGTTGTCAAAGTCTTCCTCAACACCTGCCTTTGGAACCAGAATTCCATTCTCTTTCGCTTTGGTGCGGTCAAATGCTGTCTTCCAATACTCAAGCAAGCCGCCAAGGTCAGGCATCGACTTGATAAGCTGTCCAATGACACCCTCGCCAGAGCCACTGTCAGTGAGAAGGCTCATGGTGTATTCGATCTGTTCGAAACCTTCCAATACACGCACGAAGTCCTGGGATTTACAGTTGCCGGCGTGAATGCGGGAGATCAGTCGTTCCAAATCAGGCATCTTGACCAATTGAGAAGAGAATTGGTCACGGA from Aspergillus chevalieri M1 DNA, chromosome 1, nearly complete sequence includes the following:
- a CDS encoding YeeE/YedE family protein (COG:S;~EggNog:ENOG410PNG7;~SECRETED:SignalP(1-20);~TransMembrane:7 (o20-40i47-64o76-95i116-135o161-179i191-211o231-249i)); its protein translation is MFTPIHTSLGALLLFQGSSGLLLHNGAVFGISSLLAGSVFNPSRYNLPIIAGLVSSAVPIYWLAPSLLPTYPAAPSSWASIASTLGVGFLLGWGTKNGRGCTSGHMLCGLSRLSPRSLIATVVFFTTALLTGNFVNGGQNIPACANGIPCYTAVYPSTSELGFMAAATVLTGIINYLIVPKSLNRSEESQTVFSYLAGLEFGLGLFISGMADPAKVLRFFAFLTDPSRFDPSLALIILFGIGPSLITYLSAKPGQHGDKDDGKPAKPTLAEQWRLPTATVADIDWRFVTGAMAFGLAWGLRGVCPGPAVLRAVLQPTWGVVEMAGYMLGNLV
- a CDS encoding interferon alpha-inducible IFI6/IFI27 family protein (COG:S;~EggNog:ENOG410PR3Q;~InterPro:IPR038213,IPR009311;~PFAM:PF06140;~TransMembrane:2 (n3-11c15/16o66-85i106-126o);~go_component: GO:0016021 - integral component of membrane [Evidence IEA]): MSFLGCFLPCLFGDAVDDAPIKTTTTDHHIASNIVTAILTSPTTVDLHKTVNEQVAVTGWGWTDSLVQAILQGLTAAVTAGAALARPAADALKKAKDAAVGFAKEHPVYTTLIALGILLVLLPWVLEVLGFGEAGITLGSWAARWQSTYEGYVPKGALFGYFQRLGAKWHWFP
- a CDS encoding uncharacterized protein (COG:S;~EggNog:ENOG410Q1UF;~InterPro:IPR009311;~PFAM:PF06140;~SECRETED:SignalP(1-19);~go_component: GO:0016021 - integral component of membrane [Evidence IEA]) — encoded protein: MHLLKPLASFFVASAFTNASMLSNLPKPSSESLAAGNSAVETCVGQVHKLATAYGSPVWEKAEKAAQWSAENPGSAAWVVVGAGGALAVAAPGIVSAPILSSAGFAATGVTASSSAAVMQSTIGNVGANSLFALFQSAGAAGSGLAVVNGVVQAGGAVAVGFSGGLVWLKSML
- a CDS encoding glutaminyl-peptide cyclotransferase family protein (COG:O;~EggNog:ENOG410PJ5M;~InterPro:IPR007484,IPR037457,IPR040234;~MEROPS:MER0015095;~PFAM:PF04389;~SECRETED:SignalP(1-28);~go_function: GO:0016603 - glutaminyl-peptide cyclotransferase activity [Evidence IEA]); translation: MSSAYGGLLRLILLIAVALLSVILPGHAYESLSDETLKSLPRPYNDFDINSGSLLSPILIPRVPGTSGHTAVLNHFADFFRTTLPNWRVEYQNSTSKTPVSNGKEVPFVNFIAARDPPWAAVGDVGRLTLVAHYDSKYEPEGFIGAIDSAAPCAMIMHAMRSIDEALTRKWEKMEAEGHADASLEEQKGIQIILLDGEEAFVQWTATDSLYGSRALAEHWDNQVNPAMSSFKTPLNSISLFVLLDLLGSKDPAVQSYYQTTHWAYQNIATIEQRLRDLKQFKSADSQRWFIDSSKDDHNLKTYGGIQDDHIPFLQRGVEILHLIDAAPFKGFPKVWHTMDDNAENLDMDTVEDWSMLVTAFAAEWMELEGFFEPASGRRGNGNVKRSASYDWDKTELSEQ
- a CDS encoding uncharacterized protein (COG:S;~EggNog:ENOG410PRV3;~InterPro:IPR020844;~TransMembrane:2 (i100-125o131-163i);~go_process: GO:0007623 - circadian rhythm [Evidence IEA]), with amino-acid sequence MSSMRPTLLLFHPQLRTSLPRTMQRDLSSRLFARLKTTTTNYLKNPRAAKEEPPQLKTKDGSPAGLRTPASSPAAHAKTAIRRGPPERVLIYHGGTGRTIFLGMLRVTTIFLFGASCLLVAPAFAADEYPWYIAPAVVAGGTIPMLFVAYTSAPFVNFVHLALPVFARRSREQALQYAKNLPPTATLYINTMKFTTVPRHTEVRVGDLVADKALLRPVSFRNQNPAPLPWWQGRTLKQFWAMEKSKPGKQSTTFYPELWEYVYRQIQNNVPKKR
- a CDS encoding putative histone h1.3. (COG:S;~EggNog:ENOG410PZ3B), which translates into the protein MSGKAKQEALLGLSASEAKLILMASYLSTDQKVDYEKLAQLGGYKTAASASTLYRNAKRKLAEYIPANLQNGGGGTTNTNANTPDATPANTPKKTPTKRKTPAKGDEDGNGAVEESPTKQKKQRTPAKEAKMKEAKHESEPGPPSARPMKMEDELFPYVKLRNGVA